AGAAGTGTGGAGCCATGGACCACAAAGACTATAGCCGacaaaatgtaagaaaaatatgtacaTTATACCTTCATCATGGAAAGAAAAGCAGCTACTCATTGTTTATAAGTATTATTGTAGGCGGAGAGGAGACTCTTATTGTCTAAAGACGAAGAGAGGATCCGCGATGAGCTAGAAATGGAAATCGAAAGAAATTTGGAAGGGGAATTCAAGGACGGGATCTACAATCTCGCACTCAAGCTGCGTCGACTTTATGAACAAAGACGAGAAAGAGAGGAGTTGTTCGATGTTTCAATGAGAAAGAGCAAGAGAGTATTGGAGGTGaacataaatataaagatgGAAGGAGATACCAAGATTGAGAtcacagagaagaagaaggaagtagACAACGAAAAGACGAAAAAGGCAGAGAATTCGgacaagagaaagaagtttGTAGCAGTTGGTGAAGATAAaacaggaaaagaaaagatgaagaatcaaaCGAGGGCTCATGAGCTCAGATGGAAATGGTAAAGAGAATGATTGGCCTGGATCTGTGCCTATATGCTGGTATCTATCTATGTTTGCACTTTTTCTTCCTGCAAATCCTACTTAAACACGAATGAAATAAGAGTTATGCTTGCTTATCACATAGTGCGATGGAGATTGTAAGAGtaacaacaaaatcttcttttacAACCATACACTATCATCTAACAAAATAACACCAAATCCTAAAATccaattagtttttttattagcAATAATATGATTAGGAGAAAGTTTAGCAAAGAAATGCTATCGGTGTATTAAGACATGGTAACTGATTAAgaataagaatcaaataaatatatagaagagATAAAATAATGCTATtctataaaatcataaatttatagaAGAGATGGTAAAGACTTACGGAGAAACATGAGTGCTCACTagtgtgaaataaatcctccAGAACCTCCTTTCTTTCATGAAACGAGGGCAAAGTTCGTATCTTAACTTGGAGATTTGCTGCAACAATGTGCAATGTGCATACAAAATCAGCTAACTAGATTCCTAGAGTAGACACTACAAGTCATATAACATATGAAATCTCGAATTTGAAAGTTGACCTTGACAGAGGTTAGAACCAGAGTGGCATGTCTCTCTTGCCAATCCGAGAGATCCTTTCGAACATTCGAAGCATTTGTTATCACATCGGAAACTTCATCCCCTTGATCTATACAAGTAGCTCACATTCAGCGAAACGAAGAGCCAACaaaatcgaaacaaaaatcaacaaatacCTTGATCAGGAAAAGCTTGGAATGTAGCAGAGGTCAAGCCTTCAGCGAACTCTCTCAAATCATCCGTTACACCGAATTCGAGAAGCTCCGCTTCTGAACCGGATCCTGACCCGGTCCCGGTCCCGATTATATCAGCGATCGATTTGATGTTCTGGATCTGATCAGCTTGTTTCAGCGCGGCGACTTTGAACTGATCCGCCTTCTTTGAAGCTTCAGCAGCGAATTCTTTGGATTTCTTAGCCGTTTCAGCAACGAAATCGGCGGCATTGAATTGATCAGCTTTCTTCGAAGCTTCGAGAGCGAGTTCCTTGGATTTCTTAGCAGTCTCGGTGACGAGATTGACGAAGGTCGCGGAGGATGATTGTGTTATCGTCTGAGACTTCTTACCCGCTTCTTCTGCGAACGATTTTGCCCTCTTCCATAGATCCTCCATTGCTGCGActactatttttcttttcttctccgatTTGTTTTATACAGTTTCTTCTTTGGCAAAATGCCAAGTATTATGGGCTTAAACAATGAACTAATAATTATGAAGCCCACAAGGGCCCAATAATTCTCATTTCCGATCGTATCACGCACCTACATGAAGCAAATGGAGAAGAAACCGAATGTCACGTTCccaacatttttatttctattttcaattcaaaatttacCTTCTAAGGCTGTGATTTACTTTGACCAAGTAAAGTTCAAATCATCAAAGACTAAATTCgtattacaaatattttttttgtgtgaaagaaatcaaattacaaTGTAACGATGAGATCAATATAGAAAAGGTTTGAACAACAATTCTTTCTAGCTCTCTCAGTCCCCAAATATTACATTTATTCATTGCTCCCCGAAATACAAGATATATTGAATTGGAAAAAGGCTTGATCATGTTGATATGATATAAGGAcataccaaaaatatattaattaaccGGTGTTTAATATAGATCATGAGTAGAGGATCgatcttatattattttaaagagaTTGATATAGATCGATGTAGTCTATTCAAGCGGCGTAACAGCCAAGGTAATTGTAAATGGGTTCAAGAGTCAGATCCAGATTGTTCCTCCTCATCGCCGTttggtcttcttcttggtACAAACCACTGAAATTACAATCATATATAgcaaattaaaatcataataCAATAATATGCATGCATACCATCAACCTCTAACGCCATACCTAACACAAACCCTATATATGAAGTGCATTCACTATCATTGCCTATATGACTGACTGAACACTTCACTATATATGAGAATTTGACATTatggtaagaaaaaagaacttaaaaaaacaagaaatactGCCGTTACCCCATATTTAGGAAAGGAGAAGTCTGATGAGCGATCATGTAAAGATGGGGGTGTTGAAATGGTTGTGGCTGTGGTACATCGTCGACGCTGCGGTTCAGCTGCTCACATTGGGTTTGTTTTGTCCTTAGGATGTTTTCCCTCTCCTTTATCTATACCGATTACACACGCCAAGAAAATGATATAAGCATCATCTTTATATAGATTCCCATTTGCAACTAATCAGCTATTTGCATTTATTCAAGGaacttcaattttttattcttatacttttttttgtaatatgatattttcaaacaaaatgcAAAGTAATAATTAAATCTGCAAAATGTTAAGCGAATTTTAGCGTCGTCAAGGTCTTACTATTGtgatattttttcatttaatatatgttctttAATCAAGTAGTTTCATCGTACGTTTTCTTACTTCTCAATAAAACTTAAATAGAGCTCCTAGCTATCTAGCTAATGTATGTGTAATTTACACATAGACTATGATTATGAGAAGACAGTTCAAGTTCAAGTTCAAATCTGGGAGACAACCTTAATACTAAACGGACAAAGCTTACCTATACGTGCAGCTAGGCTCATGATTATaccaatcaaaagaaactaCATATCAATTCTTTTTACTCAAAAGAGTTGGTGCCGAAAGTGGAGAGATGGTAGCTTAAGGTAGAGATTGAAGTGGAGTTCAACAGTGGAATTGTAAATAGTGAAACAGTTAGAAATGCAAAAAACAATGATCACCTGTTTGGTAAGCATGCTGTTTTCCTCCTGTATCTCCTTCTCCTGTCATTTCCACAAAAATGACACCATTgtcaatttctctttttatatgatctatataagtatatatacatctagtaattaataatatattaacctgaattatatataacctatatgttatttatttattaaaagatttatatcTCTAACATATAAGTCATGACTCTATACACACAGGACTTGAGAGATAAAATGGTTTTAACTTAGCTACCTTTCTTTGGAGGTGGTTGAGGGACTCATTCATGAGTTGATTCTGCATACAAAAAGgccaaaaattatttatttatatgagaCAATCTCTATACAATATTTGACTATATGTAATATATCCACACAAAGTCAAAGTTAGTTATGCATAGAGATAGAGTGTGGGATATATTTACACACTTTTCTGGAGCGAATGTGCTTAAGAGCAGTCTCAAGCTGCTGCTCCAGATTTTGGAGATCCTTGAGGCTCATTGGTTCCAACTCTTCTCCCAGATAATGCCTATGATGATTTAGTTAATTAAGAACATTCTCTCTTCTGTTATTCCTCAATATTTAactactaaaataaatttaaatgtaCTATGTACCTTTGGTTTCTCTCCAAAAGCTCAATCTTGGCCTTAAGCCTGCTATACTCCATTGACCAGTTCGTCTGTGCCTTCACAATTAATTTCCAACATGAAAGCCAATAATCAGTTTATATGCTATGTTAAAACACATGCAAGATTcaaaatatacacaaatatatgATGGAGATCATTAAACATACATTAACGTGAGAGTCAGGTGCAATCAGCTGTCTCTCGGCGTAAGAATACCTCTCGTAGCGTTCTAGTACCTTCTCCATGCTACAAATATTAAGCTTACGAGTTAGAATTAGTTTGGATTCAACCACCAATATATTTGCATACACAACTATCTTATCAGCTAGCACAAGAGGCCACTTGTTTCAAACGTAATTAACGATTCACCCAAAATATGTGATAACATATAGCATCTGATTATGTAGGGTTATCTAATTAATCTATGTCATTAAACATTAGTTTCTTCCTTTCTATTATGGAATAAAGATGATCTCTAGTTTTGTGCCTAAACCCTAGCTAGAAACAGTACTGATTTCtaccattttaaaaataaataaaccagTTGAGCCACTAACCCCACACCCCAAGACGTATTCAAGCACCCTGTAAAAGTTTAAAAGGAACTGTTGAAGTTAAGTTTGACCATCAGTACGGAGGAactgtttagaaaaaaaagaacgatCTGTTTTACATTAATCCCCAGAGGTCAAAGACTCCCTATACTTAGATGTCACATACTTATTTCCAGTTTCTCTATACCTAGCTATAAACCATTATTAAATGGGAAAAAATGAAGAGTTTCTTTCTAAACTTAATTAAGATTATTGgtatactaatatatatatatgtgtgtgttcaTAAAATGCAACTTAAAGATATTTAAGCAAAAGTATAGCTTTCCTAAAAGCAAAAACCCTAGTCTAGACCATAAACATCCGTTCTTTCTGTACCTAATATACTAAACTTGACTTGAAGCAAAATGTACATTTCCAGATTAAAGAAGATGCTGAAGATTTCTTACAAATCCATGCCACTATAATTAAGTAGATCGTATTGTAGGGTTCACTAAAAGTCctaaaaattttcattttctttgatatataataaattattgataaaaataaactaatgaTATGACCAACACAATCAGTTCGTAGACCCAAGTAAATAGATACCAAATCAGTGGCAAATTTTCAGAAAGACAGATAATAGAATAGAAGACACAGAAAGTATGCCTTAAGTAGAACAAAGACTACTAGTTAGGGCAAACGAAGGCACactaaaaataacattaaaaaaagaaggaattAAGCAATTACCAAGATTCAGAGGAGTACTCGAACAATTTGCCCTTATGGGAGAAGACAATAAGGGAAACCTCGGCATCACAAAGAACAGAGATCTCCTGAGCTTTCTTCAAAAGACCAGTTCTTCTTTTCGAGAATGTCACTTGTCTATTGATCTTGTTCTCTATCCTCTTCAATTCAACCCTACCCCTTCCCATTTCTcttaaaataactaaattatatgaagaaaaaacaagagagat
This sequence is a window from Arabidopsis thaliana chromosome 1 sequence. Protein-coding genes within it:
- a CDS encoding BSD domain-containing protein (BSD domain-containing protein; FUNCTIONS IN: molecular_function unknown; INVOLVED IN: biological_process unknown; LOCATED IN: cellular_component unknown; EXPRESSED IN: 23 plant structures; EXPRESSED DURING: 13 growth stages; CONTAINS InterPro DOMAIN/s: BSD (InterPro:IPR005607); BEST Arabidopsis thaliana protein match is: BSD domain-containing protein (TAIR:AT1G69030.1); Has 242 Blast hits to 239 proteins in 42 species: Archae - 4; Bacteria - 13; Metazoa - 9; Fungi - 4; Plants - 182; Viruses - 0; Other Eukaryotes - 30 (source: NCBI BLink).), whose product is MEDLWKRAKSFAEEAGKKSQTITQSSSATFVNLVTETAKKSKELALEASKKADQFNAADFVAETAKKSKEFAAEASKKADQFKVAALKQADQIQNIKSIADIIGTGTGSGSGSEAELLEFGVTDDLREFAEGLTSATFQAFPDQDQGDEVSDVITNASNVRKDLSDWQERHATLVLTSVKQISKLRYELCPRFMKERRFWRIYFTLVSTHVSPYERKYMEELKTKGEHGNEEAKKAPATGETETVEKNVAIRRTSTASSEQDLDTFLLGDLEDSDEAPDDGDGSLEDDFDKIGNSDVEDEKQSSKATTNAGNEVSC
- the CAL gene encoding K-box region and MADS-box transcription factor family protein (CAULIFLOWER (CAL); FUNCTIONS IN: DNA binding, sequence-specific DNA binding transcription factor activity; INVOLVED IN: positive regulation of flower development, floral meristem determinacy; LOCATED IN: nucleus; EXPRESSED IN: 12 plant structures; EXPRESSED DURING: 4 anthesis, F mature embryo stage, petal differentiation and expansion stage, E expanded cotyledon stage, D bilateral stage; CONTAINS InterPro DOMAIN/s: Transcription factor, MADS-box (InterPro:IPR002100), Transcription factor, K-box (InterPro:IPR002487); BEST Arabidopsis thaliana protein match is: K-box region and MADS-box transcription factor family protein (TAIR:AT1G69120.1); Has 8035 Blast hits to 8024 proteins in 979 species: Archae - 8; Bacteria - 30; Metazoa - 829; Fungi - 313; Plants - 6634; Viruses - 0; Other Eukaryotes - 221 (source: NCBI BLink).) is translated as MGRGRVELKRIENKINRQVTFSKRRTGLLKKAQEISVLCDAEVSLIVFSHKGKLFEYSSESCMEKVLERYERYSYAERQLIAPDSHVNAQTNWSMEYSRLKAKIELLERNQRHYLGEELEPMSLKDLQNLEQQLETALKHIRSRKNQLMNESLNHLQRKEKEIQEENSMLTKQIKERENILRTKQTQCEQLNRSVDDVPQPQPFQHPHLYMIAHQTSPFLNMGGLYQEEDQTAMRRNNLDLTLEPIYNYLGCYAA
- a CDS encoding BSD domain-containing protein (BSD domain-containing protein; FUNCTIONS IN: molecular_function unknown; INVOLVED IN: biological_process unknown; LOCATED IN: cellular_component unknown; EXPRESSED IN: 23 plant structures; EXPRESSED DURING: 13 growth stages; CONTAINS InterPro DOMAIN/s: BSD (InterPro:IPR005607); BEST Arabidopsis thaliana protein match is: BSD domain-containing protein (TAIR:AT1G69030.1); Has 35333 Blast hits to 34131 proteins in 2444 species: Archae - 798; Bacteria - 22429; Metazoa - 974; Fungi - 991; Plants - 531; Viruses - 0; Other Eukaryotes - 9610 (source: NCBI BLink).) — translated: MEDLWKRAKSFAEEAGKKSQTITQSSSATFVNLVTETAKKSKELALEASKKADQFNAADFVAETAKKSKEFAAEASKKADQFKVAALKQADQIQNIKSIADIIGTGTGSGSGSEAELLEFGVTDDLREFAEGLTSATFQAFPDQDQGDEVSDVITNASNVRKDLSDWQERHATLVLTSVKQISKLRYELCPRFMKERRFWRIYFTLVSTHVSP
- a CDS encoding uncharacterized protein (unknown protein; Has 126 Blast hits to 112 proteins in 36 species: Archae - 0; Bacteria - 6; Metazoa - 14; Fungi - 3; Plants - 14; Viruses - 0; Other Eukaryotes - 89 (source: NCBI BLink).), with amino-acid sequence MDHKDYSRQNAERRLLLSKDEERIRDELEMEIERNLEGEFKDGIYNLALKLRRLYEQRREREELFDVSMRKSKRVLEVNINIKMEGDTKIEITEKKKEVDNEKTKKAENSDKRKKFVAVGEDKTGKEKMKNQTRAHELRWKW